One genomic window of Halorubrum hochsteinianum includes the following:
- a CDS encoding universal stress protein: MSKRILVAVDGSAEATEALQFAAEEWPDADLTALHVINPADSATGADGGFPGASDQWYESAKGRGERVLAEAAEAVDRPVATRLEVGRPTKTILDVAGGEAAVGEDEDSGEPFDHVVLASRGRTGLSRVLLGSVAEGVVRRAEVPVTVVR, encoded by the coding sequence ATGTCCAAGCGCATCCTCGTTGCGGTCGACGGCTCCGCGGAGGCGACCGAGGCGCTACAGTTCGCCGCCGAGGAGTGGCCCGACGCCGACCTCACGGCGCTCCACGTGATCAACCCGGCGGACTCGGCCACGGGGGCCGACGGCGGCTTCCCGGGGGCCTCCGACCAGTGGTACGAGAGCGCCAAGGGGCGCGGCGAGCGGGTCCTCGCCGAGGCGGCGGAGGCGGTCGACCGCCCGGTCGCGACGAGACTGGAGGTCGGACGCCCGACGAAGACGATACTCGACGTCGCGGGCGGTGAGGCGGCGGTCGGCGAGGACGAGGACTCCGGCGAGCCGTTCGACCACGTCGTGCTGGCGAGCCGCGGTCGAACCGGGCTTTCCCGCGTGCTCCTCGGCAGCGTCGCCGAGGGCGTGGTCCGGCGCGCCGAGGTCCCCGTCACCGTCGTCCGGTGA